In the genome of Deinococcus reticulitermitis, one region contains:
- a CDS encoding low affinity iron permease family protein, translating into MNRTPPLAPPGAAPPASGGLAALFHRVARRTSEFTGSALAFALALGTVVVWLLSGPVFRYSDTWQLVINTGTTVVTFLMVFLIQNQQNRDSKVLQLKLDELLHAVRGARDSLIDLENGTDEDLARLEREFRDLSRHVRAARDPDGEE; encoded by the coding sequence TTGAACCGCACGCCCCCCCTCGCTCCCCCCGGCGCCGCCCCACCCGCCAGCGGCGGACTCGCCGCCCTCTTTCACCGCGTCGCCCGGCGCACGAGCGAGTTCACCGGCTCGGCACTCGCCTTCGCGCTCGCGCTGGGGACCGTCGTGGTGTGGCTGCTCAGCGGGCCGGTCTTCCGCTACTCGGACACCTGGCAACTGGTGATCAATACCGGCACGACGGTGGTGACGTTCCTGATGGTCTTCCTCATCCAGAACCAGCAAAACCGCGACAGCAAGGTCTTACAGCTCAAGCTCGACGAGCTGCTGCACGCCGTGCGCGGCGCCCGCGACAGCCTGATCGACCTGGAGAACGGCACCGACGAGGACCTCGCCCGGCTGGAACGCGAGTTCCGGGACCTCTCCCGACACGTGCGGGCGGCGCGGGACCCGGATGGGGAGGAGTGA